The following are from one region of the Syngnathus acus chromosome 19, fSynAcu1.2, whole genome shotgun sequence genome:
- the LOC119138343 gene encoding protein atonal homolog 7-like → MGRPASLKLITRRRMQPRRQKLTMPPRRSLFTPFIPETHALQRAKPEGEPGSPACALVQRRFGAGAGALLHGLPQAADVRTVERAQRRRRLAANARERRRMLGLNVAFDRLRSVIPQLQSDKKLSKSETLQMAQIYIATLNELLRGGSGTPEETEWEEGSDGEAVRGEPLGEEGPRRTAAKFCKDHTHLPHCSPK, encoded by the coding sequence ATGGGGCGGCCGGCCAGCCTCAAGCTCATCACACGCCGCCGCATGCAGCCGAGGAGACAAAAGTTGACGATGCCTCCGCGCAGAAGCCTCTTCACGCCTTTCATCCCGGAGACCCACGCGCTCCAGCGCGCCAAGCCCGAGGGCGAGCCTGGCAGTCCCGCGTGCGCCCTCGTGCAGCGGAGGTTTGGAGCCGGTGCGGGCGCGCTCCTCCATGGCCTCCCGCAGGCGGCGGACGTGCGCACCGTCGAGCGCGCCCAGCGGCGGAGGCGCCTGGCCGCTAACGCCCGTGAGAGGCGACGCATGCTTGGCCTCAACGTGGCCTTCGACCGACTGCGCAGCGTCATCCCGCAGCTGCAGAGTGACAAGAAGCTGTCCAAGTCCGAGACGCTGCAGATGGCGCAGATCTACATCGCCACACTCAACGAGCTGCTGCGTGGCGGCAGCGGCACGCCGGAGGAGACGGAATGGGAGGAAGGGAGCGATGGGGAGGCTGTGCGCGGGGAGCCCCTCGGGGAAGAGGGGCCCAGACGAACGGCCGCCAAATTCTGCAAGGACCACACACACTTGCCGCACTGCAGCCCAAAGTGA
- the LOC119138230 gene encoding wings apart-like protein homolog isoform X2: MTSRFGKTYSRKGGQGTSKFDEVLSTKRGTLSTKWGDTTFKAKVGSKRAGAPKGSLSPVAHKRGRLGGDGSDDPFGFDSDDESKPVSSRGGGKSSPAKAEPPRVETVGLKPDSRNRSSFREEVRASTLEPSWPQRRAPFFDSNHAGQVFSAEKAESSSPSWEKQHSYAWYQNASDSDRKPWAQTATLKTSTSMHNITNQAGDVKEWTGEAAPASAASFSGAAERPGATWQRKRAAEQPCDSQNRSASKKGINTDLYNFDKVVAHQESRDNDDGSAKYKLRYFGFDDTSDDRDAGNKNCGSRVRMCLKTAAVAEETRPVAMDDEPVGSLPALAGRATKRRKERRRGGASRSEWSACLPDGVATTDVFSVSGDDSETVAAGPGSPPYSKPADKNHDTCRRIFSAQKKSPTKAVYNARHWTLESQEEPIPSFMCRPPANPSPQPSGGASAHQVSETRTDKGVVFKTPPPPPKVTKCIHIPTDPYQDNVIALKCRKEHKELFTVVQHVKHFNDVVDFGENQEFIDDFEYLAAGLKSGQPLYTRCLSVIGLATRCAMPSFRMHLRAGGKVAQVFKTLSDAPQHQNLAMCTASLMYILSRDRLNMDLDPSSLDLMIRLLELEPNHGGCDDSASQLSAREICKMKEKIRKLCDTVHNKHLDLQNITTGHLAMETLLSLTSKRAGDWFKEELRLLGGLDHVVDKVKECVDNMKAEDDEDKLVSSLWGAERCLHVLDSVTVHHVENSTYLIAYKDSTLIVSCAKALRHCEAMIQRYSRELGGEQSAGGGPLLAKAVENCMRATIVVLLNLTQDNEWGSTKTGEQEGLIVTALNCVLRIPQYFPQEKRFDMRVLGLGLLINLVEYSARNCYCLTEMETEGGQGPCDSTVLLPPYQQDLVIGDGQLSAVVALVRLFVQRERAAALAEAQTDDLIKEPVKPADKSGEWRETGGEIQWVANEDVREEEEDKDDKKKEEEQNGELDLSKALQHAGKHMEDTMVASYTALLLGCLCKGSPMNVTTVRENLPQGDFSIMTELLRKFLNFMSLTCDIGTTGHKSISKVIDYLEHC, encoded by the exons ATGACATCGAGATTTGGTAAAACCTACAGCCGCAAGGGGGGACAGGGCACGTCCAAGTTTGACGAAGTGCTGTCCACCAAGAGGGGCACCCTGAGCACAAAATGGGGCGACACCACCTTCAAGGCCAAAGTGGGCTCCAAGCGCGCCGGCGCGCCAAAGGGCTCTTTGTCCCCGGTTGCTCACAAGCGAGGCCGACTCGGCGGGGACGGCTCGGACGACCCCTTTGGCTTTGATAGTGACGACGAGTCCAAGCCGGTGTCCTCTCGTGGAGGCGGCAAGTCGTCGCCCGCCAAGGCGGAACCCCCTCGGGTGGAGACAGTGGGGCTCAAGCCGGACTCCAGAAACCGGTCCAGCTTCCGCGAAGAAGTACGCGCCTCCACGCTGGAGCCGTCATGGCCGCAGCGTCGTGCTCCCTTCTTTGACAGCAACCATGCTGGCCAAG TCTTTTCAGCAGAAAAAGCGGAAAGCTCCTCGCCGTCTTGGGAGAAGCAGCACAGCTACGCCTGGTACCAGAACGCCTCAGACAGCGACCGGAAGCCTTGGGCGCAGACGGCCACACTGAAGACCTCCACCTCCATGCACAACATCACCAATCAGGCGGGCGACGTGAAGGAATGGACCGGCGAAGCCGCTCCCGCCAGCGCAGCCAGCTTTAGCGGCGCCGCCGAGCGGCCGGGTGCCACGTGGCAGCGAAAGAGGGCCGCCGAGCAACCGTGCGACAG TCAGAACCGATCCGCATCAAAGAAGGGAATCAACACGGACCTGTATAACTTCGACAAAGTCGTCGCCCATCAGGAAAGCCGCGACAATGACGACGGCTCGGCCAAGTACAAACTCCGATACTTTGGTTTCGACGACACGAGCGACGACAGAGACGCCGGCAACAAGAATTGTGGGTCCCGAGTCAGGATGTGCCTGAAGACGGCTGCGGTCGCCGAGGAAACGCGGCCCGTCGCCATGGACGACGAGCCCGTCGGGAGCCTCCCTGCACTTGCCGGACGTGCCACCAAGCGGAGGAAAGAGCGGAGGCGGGGCGGCGCCTCCCGATCAG AGTGGAGCGCTTGCTTGCCGGATGGCGTCGCCACCACTGATGTGTTTAGTGTCTCCGGAGACGATAGCGAGACGGTGGCCGCCGGCCCCGGAAGCCCCCCCTACAGCAAGCCGGCCGACAAGAACCACGACACCTGCCGGAGGATCTTCAGTGCGCAGAAGAAG tCTCCCACCAAAGCAGTGTACAACGCTCGCCACTGGACGCTGGAGAGCCAAGAGGAGCCCATTCCGTCCTTCATGTGCCGCCCGCCAGCGAATCCC TCGCCACAGCCGTCAGGAGGAGCATCTGCCCACCAGGTGTCGGAAACGCGCACAGACAAAGGCGTGGTCTTCAAgacgccgcctcctcctcccaagGTCACCAAGTGCATCCACATCCCCACCGACCCCTACCAGGACAACGTCATTGCCCTCAAGTGTCGCAAGGAGCACAAGGAG CTGTTCACGGTGGTCCAGCACGTGAAGCACTTCAACGACGTGGTGGATTTTGGCGAGAACCAGGAGTTCATTGATGACTTTGAGTATCTGGCCGCTGGCCTGAAGAGCGGCCAACCGCTGTACACACGCTGCCTCAG TGTGATCGGCCTGGCGACGCGCTGCGCCATGCCCAGCTTCCGGATGCACCTCAGGGCGGGAGGGAAGGTGGCGCAGGTCTTCAAGACGCTCAGCGACGCCCCCCAGCACCAG AACCTGGCCATGTGCACCGCCTCCCTCATGTACATCCTCAGCCGCGACCGACTCAACATGGACCTGGACCCCTCGTCCCTGGACCTGATGATCCGgctgctggagctggagcCGAACCACGGCGGCTGCGACGACTCTGCGTCCCAGCTGAGCGCCAGGGAGATCTGCAAGATGAAGGAGAAGATCCGCAAGCTCTGCGACACGGTGCACAACAAGCATCTAGACCTGCAGAACATCACG ACGGGTCACCTGGCCATGGAGACGCTGCTCTCGTTGACGTCCAAGCGGGCGGGCGACTGGTTCAAAGAGGAGCTGCGACTCCTGGGGGGCCTGGACCACGTGGTGGACAAAG TGAAGGAGTGTGTGGACAACATGAAAGCGGAGGACGATGAGGACAAGCTGGTGTCGTCATTGTGGGGAGCTGAGCGATGTCTTCACGTGCTGGATAGT gtgACGGTGCACCACGTGGAGAATAGTACCTACTTGATCGCCTACAAAGACTCAACACTCATCGTGTCCTGTGCCAA GGCGCTGCGGCACTGCGAGGCCATGATCCAGCGCTACAGCAGGGAGCTCGGCGGTGAACAGAGCGCCGGCGGTGGGCCGCTGCTGGCCAAAGCGGTGGAGAACTGCATGAGGGCCACCATCGTCGTTCTGCTCAACCTGACGCAAGACAACG AGTGGGGCAGCACCAAGACGGGCGAGCAGGAAGGCCTGATTGTGACGGCACTCAACTGCGTCCTCAGAATTCCTCAGTACTTTCCTCAGGAGAAGCGCTTCGACATGCGTGTTCTG GGCCTGGGCCTACTGATCAACTTGGTGGAGTACAGCGCCAGGAACTGCTACTGCTTGACGGAAATGGAGACGGAGGGGGGTCAGGGTCCCTGCGACTCCACCGTGCTCCTCCCGCCGTACCAGCAGGACCTCGTCATCGGCGACGGTCAACTGAGCGCTGTCGTCGCGCTTGTGCGG TTGTTCGTGCAAAGGGAGCGAGCTGCCGCCCTGGCTGAGGCGCAGACGGACGACCTCATCAAGGAGCCGGTCAAGCCAGCCGACAAGAGCGGCGAGTGGCGGGAAACGGGTGGCGAGATCCAGTGGGTGGCCAACGAGGACgtcagggaggaggaggaggataaGGACgacaagaagaaggaggaggagcaaaacggCGAGCTGGACCTCAGCAAAG CTCTGCAACACGCGGGCAAGCACATGGAGGACACCATGGTGGCCTCATACACGGCTCTGCTGCTGGGCTGCCTCTGCAAAGGAAGCCCC ATGAATGTGACTACTGTGAGAGAGAACCTGCCTCAGGGGGATTTCTCCATCATGACGGAACTCCTCAGGAAGTTCCTCAACTTCATGAGCCTCACA TGTGACATCGGCACCACTGGACACAAGTCCATCTCCAAAGTCATCGACTATCTGGAGCACTGctag
- the LOC119138230 gene encoding wings apart-like protein homolog isoform X1, whose product MTSRFGKTYSRKGGQGTSKFDEVLSTKRGTLSTKWGDTTFKAKVGSKRAGAPKGSLSPVAHKRGRLGGDGSDDPFGFDSDDESKPVSSRGGGKSSPAKAEPPRVETVGLKPDSRNRSSFREEVRASTLEPSWPQRRAPFFDSNHAGQVFSAEKAESSSPSWEKQHSYAWYQNASDSDRKPWAQTATLKTSTSMHNITNQAGDVKEWTGEAAPASAASFSGAAERPGATWQRKRAAEQPCDSQNRSASKKGINTDLYNFDKVVAHQESRDNDDGSAKYKLRYFGFDDTSDDRDAGNKNCGSRVRMCLKTAAVAEETRPVAMDDEPVGSLPALAGRATKRRKERRRGGASRSEWSACLPDGVATTDVFSVSGDDSETVAAGPGSPPYSKPADKNHDTCRRIFSAQKKSPTKAVYNARHWTLESQEEPIPSFMCRPPANPSPQPSGGASAHQVSETRTDKGVVFKTPPPPPKVTKCIHIPTDPYQDNVIALKCRKEHKELFTVVQHVKHFNDVVDFGENQEFIDDFEYLAAGLKSGQPLYTRCLSVIGLATRCAMPSFRMHLRAGGKVAQVFKTLSDAPQHQNLAMCTASLMYILSRDRLNMDLDPSSLDLMIRLLELEPNHGGCDDSASQLSAREICKMKEKIRKLCDTVHNKHLDLQNITTGHLAMETLLSLTSKRAGDWFKEELRLLGGLDHVVDKVKECVDNMKAEDDEDKLVSSLWGAERCLHVLDSVTVHHVENSTYLIAYKDSTLIVSCAKALRHCEAMIQRYSRELGGEQSAGGGPLLAKAVENCMRATIVVLLNLTQDNEWGSTKTGEQEGLIVTALNCVLRIPQYFPQEKRFDMRVLGLGLLINLVEYSARNCYCLTEMETEGGQGPCDSTVLLPPYQQDLVIGDGQLSAVVALVRLFVQRERAAALAEAQTDDLIKEPVKPADKSGEWRETGGEIQWVANEDVREEEEDKDDKKKEEEQNGELDLSKGEPPMKLALSSQPVSHRRLFAFSSATRGQAHGGHHGGLIHGSAAGLPLQRKPHECDYCEREPASGGFLHHDGTPQEVPQLHEPHM is encoded by the exons ATGACATCGAGATTTGGTAAAACCTACAGCCGCAAGGGGGGACAGGGCACGTCCAAGTTTGACGAAGTGCTGTCCACCAAGAGGGGCACCCTGAGCACAAAATGGGGCGACACCACCTTCAAGGCCAAAGTGGGCTCCAAGCGCGCCGGCGCGCCAAAGGGCTCTTTGTCCCCGGTTGCTCACAAGCGAGGCCGACTCGGCGGGGACGGCTCGGACGACCCCTTTGGCTTTGATAGTGACGACGAGTCCAAGCCGGTGTCCTCTCGTGGAGGCGGCAAGTCGTCGCCCGCCAAGGCGGAACCCCCTCGGGTGGAGACAGTGGGGCTCAAGCCGGACTCCAGAAACCGGTCCAGCTTCCGCGAAGAAGTACGCGCCTCCACGCTGGAGCCGTCATGGCCGCAGCGTCGTGCTCCCTTCTTTGACAGCAACCATGCTGGCCAAG TCTTTTCAGCAGAAAAAGCGGAAAGCTCCTCGCCGTCTTGGGAGAAGCAGCACAGCTACGCCTGGTACCAGAACGCCTCAGACAGCGACCGGAAGCCTTGGGCGCAGACGGCCACACTGAAGACCTCCACCTCCATGCACAACATCACCAATCAGGCGGGCGACGTGAAGGAATGGACCGGCGAAGCCGCTCCCGCCAGCGCAGCCAGCTTTAGCGGCGCCGCCGAGCGGCCGGGTGCCACGTGGCAGCGAAAGAGGGCCGCCGAGCAACCGTGCGACAG TCAGAACCGATCCGCATCAAAGAAGGGAATCAACACGGACCTGTATAACTTCGACAAAGTCGTCGCCCATCAGGAAAGCCGCGACAATGACGACGGCTCGGCCAAGTACAAACTCCGATACTTTGGTTTCGACGACACGAGCGACGACAGAGACGCCGGCAACAAGAATTGTGGGTCCCGAGTCAGGATGTGCCTGAAGACGGCTGCGGTCGCCGAGGAAACGCGGCCCGTCGCCATGGACGACGAGCCCGTCGGGAGCCTCCCTGCACTTGCCGGACGTGCCACCAAGCGGAGGAAAGAGCGGAGGCGGGGCGGCGCCTCCCGATCAG AGTGGAGCGCTTGCTTGCCGGATGGCGTCGCCACCACTGATGTGTTTAGTGTCTCCGGAGACGATAGCGAGACGGTGGCCGCCGGCCCCGGAAGCCCCCCCTACAGCAAGCCGGCCGACAAGAACCACGACACCTGCCGGAGGATCTTCAGTGCGCAGAAGAAG tCTCCCACCAAAGCAGTGTACAACGCTCGCCACTGGACGCTGGAGAGCCAAGAGGAGCCCATTCCGTCCTTCATGTGCCGCCCGCCAGCGAATCCC TCGCCACAGCCGTCAGGAGGAGCATCTGCCCACCAGGTGTCGGAAACGCGCACAGACAAAGGCGTGGTCTTCAAgacgccgcctcctcctcccaagGTCACCAAGTGCATCCACATCCCCACCGACCCCTACCAGGACAACGTCATTGCCCTCAAGTGTCGCAAGGAGCACAAGGAG CTGTTCACGGTGGTCCAGCACGTGAAGCACTTCAACGACGTGGTGGATTTTGGCGAGAACCAGGAGTTCATTGATGACTTTGAGTATCTGGCCGCTGGCCTGAAGAGCGGCCAACCGCTGTACACACGCTGCCTCAG TGTGATCGGCCTGGCGACGCGCTGCGCCATGCCCAGCTTCCGGATGCACCTCAGGGCGGGAGGGAAGGTGGCGCAGGTCTTCAAGACGCTCAGCGACGCCCCCCAGCACCAG AACCTGGCCATGTGCACCGCCTCCCTCATGTACATCCTCAGCCGCGACCGACTCAACATGGACCTGGACCCCTCGTCCCTGGACCTGATGATCCGgctgctggagctggagcCGAACCACGGCGGCTGCGACGACTCTGCGTCCCAGCTGAGCGCCAGGGAGATCTGCAAGATGAAGGAGAAGATCCGCAAGCTCTGCGACACGGTGCACAACAAGCATCTAGACCTGCAGAACATCACG ACGGGTCACCTGGCCATGGAGACGCTGCTCTCGTTGACGTCCAAGCGGGCGGGCGACTGGTTCAAAGAGGAGCTGCGACTCCTGGGGGGCCTGGACCACGTGGTGGACAAAG TGAAGGAGTGTGTGGACAACATGAAAGCGGAGGACGATGAGGACAAGCTGGTGTCGTCATTGTGGGGAGCTGAGCGATGTCTTCACGTGCTGGATAGT gtgACGGTGCACCACGTGGAGAATAGTACCTACTTGATCGCCTACAAAGACTCAACACTCATCGTGTCCTGTGCCAA GGCGCTGCGGCACTGCGAGGCCATGATCCAGCGCTACAGCAGGGAGCTCGGCGGTGAACAGAGCGCCGGCGGTGGGCCGCTGCTGGCCAAAGCGGTGGAGAACTGCATGAGGGCCACCATCGTCGTTCTGCTCAACCTGACGCAAGACAACG AGTGGGGCAGCACCAAGACGGGCGAGCAGGAAGGCCTGATTGTGACGGCACTCAACTGCGTCCTCAGAATTCCTCAGTACTTTCCTCAGGAGAAGCGCTTCGACATGCGTGTTCTG GGCCTGGGCCTACTGATCAACTTGGTGGAGTACAGCGCCAGGAACTGCTACTGCTTGACGGAAATGGAGACGGAGGGGGGTCAGGGTCCCTGCGACTCCACCGTGCTCCTCCCGCCGTACCAGCAGGACCTCGTCATCGGCGACGGTCAACTGAGCGCTGTCGTCGCGCTTGTGCGG TTGTTCGTGCAAAGGGAGCGAGCTGCCGCCCTGGCTGAGGCGCAGACGGACGACCTCATCAAGGAGCCGGTCAAGCCAGCCGACAAGAGCGGCGAGTGGCGGGAAACGGGTGGCGAGATCCAGTGGGTGGCCAACGAGGACgtcagggaggaggaggaggataaGGACgacaagaagaaggaggaggagcaaaacggCGAGCTGGACCTCAGCAAAGGTGAGCCGCCAATGAAATTGGCTCTGAGCAGCCAGCCGGTCTCTCACCGCCGACTTTTTGCTTTTAGCTCTGCAACACGCGGGCAAGCACATGGAGGACACCATGGTGGCCTCATACACGGCTCTGCTGCTGGGCTGCCTCTGCAAAGGAAGCCCC ATGAATGTGACTACTGTGAGAGAGAACCTGCCTCAGGGGGATTTCTCCATCATGACGGAACTCCTCAGGAAGTTCCTCAACTTCATGAGCCTCACA TGTGA